Proteins encoded in a region of the Elaeis guineensis isolate ETL-2024a chromosome 7, EG11, whole genome shotgun sequence genome:
- the LOC140859454 gene encoding malonyl-CoA:anthocyanidin 5-O-glucoside-6''-O-malonyltransferase-like, translating into MPRVLIANQSRVPLPTGPYPPPGDTVPLSFFDTFWIFLSPVQRLFLYPDAAIPSSSIVDSLRSSLSRTLPLFHPFAGKLTYFPASGDAVIDCSTAATNGVAFIEAESDLDIRRLAGDEIHDFESFLQLVPDLRAHELPAPVLAVQVTAFAGGGVAVGLTALHVVMDGKGLWQFVEAWAAACRLGSAPLVPVPSHDRVGIKHAGAPEIARQFLRQLAPALPKEVFSLLFCPFLFLIIF; encoded by the coding sequence ATGCCTCGCGTGCTCATCGCTAACCAGTCCCGCGTCCCTCTCCCCACCGGCCCTTATCCTCCTCCGGGAGACACCGTACCACTCTCCTTCTTTGATACTTTCTGGATCTTCCTCTCCCCCGTGCAACGTCTCTTCCTCTACCCCGACGCTGCTATCCCCTCCTCCTCTATCGTCGATTCCCTCAGGTCCTCCCTCTCCCGAACCCTTCCCCTCTTCCACCCCTTCGCCGGTAAGCTCACCTACTTCCCCGCCTCGGGCGACGCCGTCATCGACTGCTCCACGGCCGCGACGAACGGCGTCGCCTTCATCGAGGCGGAGTCGGATCTCGACATCCGCCGCCTCGCCGGCGATGAGATCCACGATTTCGAGTCCTTCCTCCAGCTCGTGCCGGATCTCCGGGCCCACGAGTTGCCAGCTCCCGTGCTGGCCGTCCAGGTGACGGCGTTTGCCGGCGGAGGGGTCGCGGTGGGTCTCACTGCCCTCCACGTGGTGATGGATGGGAAGGGGTTGTGGCAGTTTGTGGAGGCGTGGGCGGCGGCGTGCCGGTTGGGCAGCGCGCCGCTGGTTCCCGTGCCGTCACACGACCGGGTGGGAATCAAACATGCTGGTGCCCCGGAGATCGCCAGGCAATTCTTGAGGCAGCTGGCGCCGGCTCTACCCAAAGAAGTTTTCTCCCTTCTTTTTtgcccttttctttttttaattattttttag
- the LOC105048585 gene encoding malonyl-coenzyme A:anthocyanin 3-O-glucoside-6''-O-malonyltransferase-like isoform X2 encodes MPRVLITNESRVPLPAGPYPPPGDTVPLSFFDTFWIILSPVQRLFLYPDAAIPFSSIVDSLRSSLSRTLSLFHPFGGKLIYLPGSGDAVIDCSAATADGVAFVEAESDLDIRRLAGDEVHDCESFLQLVPDLQAAELPAPVLVVQVTAFAGGGVAVGLAAHHVLTDGKGLWLFLEAWAATCKGDSAPPVPVPSHDRAVIRHAGGPEIARQFLRQLAPALPKVALLGSSIQDRLRLTRITFALDGATIQSLKQRAVHQSIELSHEPIPTPSTFTVITAHAWLCFSQAKAVAADEVILLGFMADCRARIDPPLDEGYTGNCIRTCFAKATGSELAGTGGLANACAAIGRAIKAGVEEPLRDCEGWVDCVRGLPPGRIMHSSSSPRFKVYEMDFGWGRPERVELVSMNHDGELVLAAGKEQGTVQASMGLAAHQMEVFAKGFVGGLEG; translated from the exons ATGCCTCGCGTGCTCATCACTAACGAGTCCCGCGTCCCTCTCCCTGCCGGCCCGTATCCTCCTCCGGGAGACACCGTACCACTCTCCTTCTTTGATACCTTCTGGATCATCCTCTCCCCCGTGCAACGACTCTTCCTCTACCCCGACGCTGCCATCCCCTTCTCCTCCATCGTCGATTCCCTCAGGTCCTCCCTCTCTCGAACCCTTTCCCTCTTCCACCCCTTCGGCGGTAAACTCATCTACCTCCCTGGCTCCGGCGACGCCGTCATCGACTGCTCCGCCGCCACGGCGGACGGCGTCGCCTTCGTCGAGGCGGAGTCGGACCTCGACATCCGCCGCCTCGCCGGCGATGAGGTCCACGATTGCGAGTCCTTCCTCCAGCTCGTGCCGGATCTCCAGGCCGCGGAGCTGCCGGCGCCCGTACTGGTCGTCCAGGTGACGGCGTTTGCCGGCGGAGGGGTCGCGGTGGGGCTCGCCGCCCACCACGTGTTGACGGACGGGAAGGGGTTGTGGCTGTTTTTGGAGGCGTGGGCGGCGACATGCAAGGGGGACAGCGCGCCTCCGGTGCCCGTGCCGTCACATGACCGGGCGGTAATCAGACATGCTGGTGGCCCGGAGATCGCCAGGCAGTTCTTGAGGCAGCTGGCGCCGGCTCTACCCAAA GTGGCCCTGCTCGGTTCTTCCATCCAAGACCGCCTGCGTCTCACACGAATAACCTTCGCGCTCGACGGCGCCACCATCCAATCCTTAAAGCAGCGAGCCGTCCATCAGAGCATCGAGCTCAGCCACGAACCCATCCCAACCCCTTCAACGTTCACGGTGATCACCGCCCATGCCTGGCTCTGCTTCTCCCAAGCCAAAGCGGTCGCGGCCGACGAGGTCATCCTCCTCGGCTTCATGGCGGACTGCCGCGCTCGCATCGATCCGCCTCTCGACGAGGGCTACACGGGGAACTGCATCCGCACGTGCTTCGCCAAGGCCACGGGGTCGGAGCTCGCGGGGACCGGCGGGCTCGCGAACGCCTGCGCGGCGATCGGGCGGGCCATCAAAGCGGGCGTGGAGGAGCCGCTGAGGGATTGCGAGGGCTGGGTGGACTGCGTCAGGGGTTTGCCGCCGGGGAGGATAATGCACTCTTCCTCGTCGCCGAGGTTCAAAGTCTACGAGatggacttcggctgggggaggcCGGAGCGGGTGGAGCTGGTGTCGATGAACCATGATGGGGAACTGGTGCTGGCGGCCGGGAAAGAGCAGGGGACGGTGCAGGCGTCGATGGGGCTCGCAGCGCACCAGATGGAGGTCTTTGCAAAAGGATTTGTGGGTGGTTTGGAGGGTTAG